The proteins below come from a single Clupea harengus chromosome 21, Ch_v2.0.2, whole genome shotgun sequence genomic window:
- the LOC105911955 gene encoding kidney mitochondrial carrier protein 1-like, which translates to MSNANWKPFIFGGLASVTAECGTFPIDLTKTRLQVQGQVCDSKYKEIRYRGMLHAMARICKEEGVLALYSGIAPAMLRQASYGTIKIGTYQTFKRLLVDSPDDETLLTNVACGVVSGVISSSIANPTDVLKIRMQAQGNVIQGSMIGNFINIYQQEGTRGLWKGVSLTAQRAAIVVGVELPVYDMTKKHLILSGHMGDTVYTHFLASFTCGLAGALTSNPIDVVRTRMMNQRVVLDGTCGGYKTTLDCLLQTWRSEGFLALYKGFFPNWLRLGPWNIIFFITYEQLKKIDV; encoded by the exons ATGTCGAATGCAAACTGGAAACCTTTCATCTTTGGAGGATTAGCTTCGGTTACGGCTGAGTGTG GCACATTCCCGATTGACTTGACGAAAACCCGGCTACAAGTCCAGGGACAAGTCTGCGATAGCAAATACAAAGAAATTCGCTACCGGGGGATGTTGCACGCTATGGCCAGAATATGCAAGGAGGAAGGTGTTCTTGCTCTATATTCTGG AATTGCACCAGCAATGTTGCGACAAGCATCCTATGGCACGATTAAGATTGGTACATATCAGACTTTCAAAAGGTTGCTGGTTGACAGTCCTGATG ATGAAACTCTTCTGACTAATGTAGCGTGTGGAGTTGTCTCCGGTGTCATCTCGTCCTCCATTGCCAACCCCACCGATGTCCTCAAG aTACGGATGCAAGCTCAAGGAAATGTCATTCAGGGAAGCATGATTGGGAACTTCATTAACATCTATCAGCAGGAGGGAACAAGGGGCTTATGGAAG GGGGTGTCCCTCACTGCCCAGAGAGCTGCCATTGTGGTGGGCGTCGAGCTTCCTGTGTATGACATGACCAAGAAGCACCTGATTCTCTCTGGCCACATGGGCGACACGGTGTACACCCACTTCCT GGCCAGTTTCACATGTGGCCTAGCGGGAGCGCTGACGTCCAACCCCATCGATGTGGTGCGCACGCGCATGATGAACCAGCGGGTGGTGCTGGACGGCACGTGTGGGGGGTACAAGACCACGCTGGACTGCCTGCTGCAG ACGTGGCGATCAGAAGGGTTCCTGGCTCTCTACAAGGGCTTCTTCCCCAACTGGCTGAGACTTGGGCCCTGGAACATCATT TTCTTCATCACCTACGAGCAGCTGAAGAAGATCGACGTGTAA